A genome region from Gossypium hirsutum isolate 1008001.06 chromosome A04, Gossypium_hirsutum_v2.1, whole genome shotgun sequence includes the following:
- the LOC121228189 gene encoding chaperone protein dnaJ 16, which produces MPPHRSKSEKNDGMAKHLRRDPYEVLGVLRNSTDQEIKSAYRKMALKYHPDKNGNDPVAADMFKEVTFSYNILSDPDKRRQYDTAGFEAVEADNQELELDLSSLGAVNTIFAALFSKLGVPIKTTVSATVLEEALNGAVNIRPLQLGQPISRKVEKQCAHFYSVTITEEARDGFVCRVQSSDKSKFKLLYFELEENGGLSLALQEDSAKTGKVTSAGMYFLGFPVYCLDQTTNSVAAAKDPDAAFFKKLDGFQPCEITELKPGKHVFAVYGDNFFKSVSYTIEAICAAPFIEEKENLRAVEAEILSKRAELSKFETEYREVLAQFTEMTGRYTKEMQEIDELLKQRNEIHASYTTIPLIKRSSSRKKSKAASKEAKEDGEARDRKPSTRDRTKKKWYNIPLKVDKRKPC; this is translated from the exons ATGCCGCCACATCGATCCAAGTCGGAGAAAAACGATGGCATGGCGAAGCATCTTCGTCGAGATCCTTATGAGGTGCTTGGGGTCTTGAGAAACTCTACGGATCAGGAAATTAAGAGCGCGTACAGAAAAATGGCTCTCAA GTACCATCCTGATAAGAATGGAAATGATCCTGTTGCAGCTGATATGTTCAAGGAGGTTACATTTTCTTATAATATATTGTCTGATCCGGATAAAAGACGCCAGTATGACACTGCTGGTTTTGAG GCTGTTGAAGCTGATAACCAAGAATTGGAGCTAGATCTTTCAAGTTTGGGGGCTGTGAACACCATATTTGCTGCACTTTTTAG TAAACTTGGCGTGCCAATTAAGACCACTGTGTCTGCAACTGTTTTGGAGGAGGCACTTAATGGTGCTGTCAATATTCGCCCACTTCAGCTGGGGCAACCTATTTCTAGGAAG GTTGAAAAACAATGCGCTCACTTCTACTCTGTCACAATAACAGAAGAAGCAAGAGATGGGTTTGTTTGCCGAGTACAATCATCTGATAAAAGCAAGTTCAAG TTATTATATTTTGAGCTAGAAGAAAATGGTGGATTAAGCCTTGCACTGCAG GAGGACAGTGCTAAAACAGGAAAAGTTACATCTGCTGGAATGTATTTTCTTGGCTTCCCTGTCTATTGCTTGGATCAAACAACCAACTCA GTAGCTGCCGCAAAGGATCCAGATGCAGCTTTCTTCAAAAAACTGGATGGATTTCAACCATGTGAAATAACTGAATTAAAACCAGGCAAACATGTATTTGCCGTTTATG GTGACAACTTTTTCAAAAGTGTAAGTTACACAATAGAAGCTATTTGTGCTGCCCCATTCATAGAGGAAAAGGAGAATCTTAGAGCAGTGGAGGCAGAGATTCTGTCCAAACGAGCAGAATTGTCAAAGTTTGAAACTGAATACAGAGAA GTCCTGGCACAATTTACTGAGATGACAGGCAGATACACGAAGGAAATGCAAGAG ATTGATGAGCTTCTGAAACAAAGGAATGAGATTCATGCCTCATACACAACTATTCCTCTAATTAAGCGGAGTTCAAGTAGGAAAAAGAGTAAGGCTGCCTCCAAAGAGGCCAAAGAAGATGGTGAAGCAAGAGACAGGAAACCTTCTACGAGGGATAGAACCAAGAAGAAATGGTATAATATCCCCTTAAAAGTTGACAAGAGAAAGCCATGCTGA